The nucleotide sequence GGTGCAGTTCCGGGCGCCGCTGTCCAGCTACGGCTACTCGAAGCCCGTCGTGGCCGACCTGCTGGGCGACGACGCGAAGGAGATCGTCGTCGTCGACGTGCGCGGGACGGTGTTCGTCTTCGACGACGAGGGGGCGGAGCTGTGGTCGCGCGAACTCGACACGTACACGTGGGGGACGCCCGCCGTGGACGACTTCGACGGCGACGGCGCGGCGGAGATCGGGATCGGCACCGGCGAGGGGCGCGTGGTCATGTACGACGGGAACGGCTCCCGGGAGTGGCGAACGCGGCCGATCGGCGACTCGGTGAACTGGATGAACACGGGCCCGGTCGGTGACGGGACCGGGATCGCAGTCGGGATGACCGACGGCACCGTCGCGCTGGTCGACGCCACCGACGGCGACGTGCGCTGGCGGAAGGACTTGGGCGACTTCGGCGCCGTCCACGCGTTCGCGGACGCCGACGACGACGGGACGGCCGAGGTGTACGCGACCGCGCGGGACGGCGACCTCCGGAGCGTCGACGCCGAGACCGGGCAGGTCGAGTGGACGACGACGCTGACGGCCGCCGACGTCCAGATGATGCCGCCGCCGGTGCTCGGCGACGTCGACGGCGACGAGGCGCCCGAACTGGTGGCGCCCACGAACGACGGGCGCGTCTCGGTCGTCGATCCGGCGACCGGCGACGTGCAGGCCACCTACGAGCGCGACGTGCCGATCTA is from Halolamina sp. CBA1230 and encodes:
- a CDS encoding PQQ-binding-like beta-propeller repeat protein; protein product: MRTATGVALLAVLVVLGGVGGLALTLDGGGVALEEAWVSDTGRDVQSNHHAAAAGVVDGDGMVYAPISGRSDTPNCALYGLYGANGSADWQYGIPPQNCTIHSVANPALSDYDADGRQEVLVATTEQELVSLDAANGSVQFRAPLSSYGYSKPVVADLLGDDAKEIVVVDVRGTVFVFDDEGAELWSRELDTYTWGTPAVDDFDGDGAAEIGIGTGEGRVVMYDGNGSREWRTRPIGDSVNWMNTGPVGDGTGIAVGMTDGTVALVDATDGDVRWRKDLGDFGAVHAFADADDDGTAEVYATARDGDLRSVDAETGQVEWTTTLTAADVQMMPPPVLGDVDGDEAPELVAPTNDGRVSVVDPATGDVQATYERDVPIYTYPRLADTDGDGSAEIHVVYADGRVVMLEATGG